The Streptomyces camelliae genome window below encodes:
- the prfB gene encoding peptide chain release factor 2 has translation MAVVDVSEELKSLSSTMESIEAVLDLDKLRADIAVLEEQAAAPSLWDNPDEAQKITSRLSHLQAEVRKAEALRGRIDDLAVLFEMAEEEDDPDTRAEAESELASVKKALDEMEVRTLLSGEYDSREALVNIRAEAGGVDAADFAEKLQRMYLRWAEQHGYKTELIETSYAEEAGIKSTTFAVQAPYAYGTLSVEQGTHRLVRISPYDNQGRRQTSFAGVEVLPVVEQSDHVEIDESELRIDVYRSSGPGGQGVNTTDSAVRITHLPTGIVVSCQNERSQIQNKATAMNVLQAKLLERRRQEEQAKMDALKGDGGNSWGNQMRSYVLHPYQMVKDLRTEYEVGNPEAVFNGEIEGFLEAGIRWRKQQEK, from the coding sequence GTGGCAGTCGTCGATGTATCCGAAGAGCTGAAGTCCCTCTCCTCGACCATGGAGTCGATCGAGGCCGTCCTGGACCTCGACAAGCTGAGGGCAGATATCGCCGTGCTTGAGGAGCAGGCGGCCGCGCCGTCCCTGTGGGACAACCCGGACGAGGCGCAGAAGATCACCAGCAGGCTCTCCCACCTCCAGGCCGAGGTCAGGAAGGCGGAGGCACTGCGCGGTCGGATCGATGATCTCGCCGTCCTCTTCGAGATGGCCGAGGAGGAGGACGACCCGGACACCCGTGCCGAGGCCGAGTCCGAGCTGGCCTCCGTCAAGAAGGCGCTGGACGAGATGGAGGTGCGTACCCTCCTGTCCGGCGAGTACGACTCCCGTGAGGCGCTCGTCAACATCCGCGCGGAGGCCGGCGGTGTCGACGCCGCCGACTTCGCCGAGAAGCTCCAGCGCATGTACCTGCGCTGGGCCGAGCAGCACGGCTACAAGACCGAGCTGATCGAGACGTCGTACGCCGAAGAGGCCGGCATCAAGTCGACCACCTTCGCCGTCCAGGCGCCGTACGCCTACGGCACCCTCTCCGTCGAGCAGGGCACGCACCGGCTCGTCCGCATTTCCCCCTACGACAACCAGGGCCGCCGCCAGACCTCCTTCGCGGGTGTCGAGGTGCTGCCGGTCGTCGAGCAGTCCGACCACGTCGAGATCGACGAGAGCGAGCTGCGGATCGACGTCTACCGGTCCTCCGGGCCCGGCGGTCAGGGCGTCAACACGACCGACTCCGCGGTCCGCATCACGCACCTCCCGACCGGCATCGTGGTCTCCTGCCAGAACGAGCGCTCGCAGATCCAGAACAAGGCCACGGCGATGAACGTCCTCCAGGCGAAGCTGCTGGAGCGGCGCCGCCAGGAGGAGCAGGCCAAGATGGACGCCCTCAAGGGCGACGGCGGCAACTCCTGGGGCAACCAGATGCGTTCGTACGTCCTGCACCCCTACCAGATGGTCAAGGACCTGCGCACCGAGTACGAGGTCGGCAACCCGGAGGCCGTGTTCAACGGTGAGATCGAAGGGTTCCTGGAGGCCGGTATTCGCTGGCGCAAGCAGCAGGAGAAGTAA
- the ftsE gene encoding cell division ATP-binding protein FtsE produces the protein MIRFDNVSKVYPKQTRPALRDVSLEVEKGEFVFLVGSSGSGKSTFLRLILREERCSHGQVHVLGKDLARLSNWKVPQMRRQLGTVFQDFRLLPNKTVAENVAFAQEVIGKSRGETRKSVPQVLDLVGLGGKEDRMPGELSGGEQQRVAIARAFVNRPKLLIADEPTGNLDPQTSVGIMKLLDRINRTGTTVIMATHDQNIVDQMRKRVIELEKGRLVRDQARGVYGYQH, from the coding sequence GTGATCCGATTCGACAACGTCTCCAAGGTCTACCCCAAGCAGACCCGCCCCGCACTCAGGGATGTCTCCCTGGAGGTGGAGAAGGGCGAGTTCGTCTTCCTCGTGGGATCCTCCGGCTCCGGAAAGTCCACCTTCCTGCGGCTCATCCTCCGCGAGGAGCGGTGCAGCCACGGACAGGTGCACGTGCTGGGCAAGGACCTCGCGCGCCTCTCCAACTGGAAGGTGCCGCAGATGCGCCGCCAGCTGGGGACCGTCTTCCAGGACTTCCGGCTGCTGCCGAACAAGACCGTCGCGGAGAACGTGGCCTTCGCCCAGGAGGTCATCGGCAAGTCCCGCGGCGAGACCCGCAAGTCCGTGCCGCAGGTGCTCGACCTCGTCGGGCTCGGCGGCAAGGAAGACCGTATGCCCGGCGAGCTGTCCGGTGGTGAGCAGCAGCGCGTGGCCATCGCGCGGGCCTTCGTCAACCGGCCCAAGCTGCTCATCGCCGACGAGCCCACCGGCAACCTCGACCCGCAGACCTCCGTCGGCATCATGAAGCTGCTCGACCGCATCAACCGGACGGGCACCACGGTCATCATGGCGACGCACGACCAGAACATCGTGGACCAGATGCGCAAGCGCGTCATCGAGCTGGAGAAGGGCCGCCTCGTCCGCGACCAGGCCCGTGGCGTCTACGGCTACCAGCACTGA
- the ftsX gene encoding permease-like cell division protein FtsX — protein MRAQFVLSEIGVGLRRNLTMTFAVIVSVALSLALFGGSLLMSDQVSTMKGYWYDKVNVSIFLCNKHDAESDANCAKGAVTDDQKKQILADLQKMPVVEKVSYESQDEAYKHYKEQFGNSPLASSLTPDQMQESYRIKLKDPQKYQVIASAFNGRDGVQSVQDQKGILDNLFQLLNLMNRGALGVMAMMLIVALLLIVNTVRVSAFSRRRETGIMRLVGASGFYIQAPFIAEAAVAGLIGGGLACVALVVGRYFTIDHGMDLAHKLQLINFVGWDAVLTKLPLILATSVLMPALAAFFALRKYLKV, from the coding sequence ATGCGCGCCCAGTTCGTCCTGTCGGAGATCGGTGTCGGTCTCCGCCGCAATCTGACGATGACCTTCGCCGTCATCGTCTCCGTCGCCCTCTCCCTGGCCCTCTTCGGCGGCTCGCTGCTGATGAGCGATCAGGTGTCCACCATGAAGGGCTACTGGTACGACAAGGTCAACGTCTCGATCTTCCTGTGCAACAAGCACGATGCCGAGTCGGACGCCAACTGCGCCAAGGGCGCGGTCACCGATGACCAGAAGAAGCAGATCCTCGCCGACCTGCAGAAGATGCCGGTCGTCGAGAAGGTGTCGTACGAATCGCAGGACGAGGCCTACAAGCACTACAAGGAGCAGTTCGGCAACTCCCCGCTGGCCAGCTCGCTGACGCCGGACCAGATGCAGGAGTCGTACCGGATCAAGCTGAAGGACCCGCAGAAGTACCAGGTCATCGCGAGCGCCTTCAACGGGCGTGACGGCGTGCAGTCGGTGCAGGACCAGAAGGGCATCCTGGACAACCTGTTCCAGCTGCTGAACCTGATGAACCGCGGCGCGCTCGGTGTGATGGCGATGATGCTGATCGTCGCGCTGCTGCTGATCGTCAACACGGTGCGCGTCTCGGCGTTCAGCCGCCGGCGTGAGACCGGCATCATGCGCCTGGTCGGTGCATCGGGCTTCTACATCCAGGCGCCGTTCATCGCGGAGGCCGCGGTCGCCGGACTCATCGGCGGCGGTCTCGCCTGTGTGGCCCTGGTGGTCGGCCGGTACTTCACCATCGACCACGGCATGGACCTCGCCCACAAGCTGCAGCTCATCAACTTCGTCGGCTGGGACGCGGTGCTCACCAAGCTGCCGCTGATCCTCGCGACGAGCGTGCTGATGCCGGCGCTGGCGGCTTTCTTCGCCCTGCGCAAGTATCTGAAGGTGTGA
- a CDS encoding S41 family peptidase, with the protein MSGRELCRDLLCPPRRIRRGAALTLVFAGVLVAGAATGSFPETGQTGQPTRKAAFRPAGEATTPHEDVQKAAADAMADGKSPMEAAERAVSRSGDRWAAVYSEGAYQEFQDALDGRYTGVGLWASREQDGRIEVTRVQPDSPAAQAGIREGDRLTSVDGSKVDGRPVTDVVSLLRGDADDAAAGTTVTLGLQRGTRAWTRKLRRASLSTDSVTVRKLPGGVTVIKIAAFTKGSGDAVRAAVREVPADGGIILDLRGNSGGLVTEAVETSSAFLDGGLVATYDVDGAPRSLHADPGGDTARPLVALVDGGTMSAAEMLTGALQDRGRAVVIGSRTFGKGSIQMPTRLPDGSVAELTVGHYRTPSGHAVDGQGITPDLEAGPGDDALRRAETVLTGLGASS; encoded by the coding sequence ATGTCAGGCCGAGAACTGTGCCGAGACCTGCTCTGTCCGCCCCGCCGCATCCGCCGCGGGGCCGCCCTGACATTGGTCTTCGCCGGCGTCCTGGTCGCCGGCGCCGCCACCGGCTCCTTCCCGGAGACCGGCCAGACCGGCCAGCCCACCCGGAAGGCCGCGTTCCGCCCGGCGGGCGAGGCCACCACCCCGCACGAGGACGTCCAGAAGGCCGCCGCCGACGCGATGGCCGACGGCAAGTCCCCGATGGAGGCCGCCGAGCGGGCCGTCAGCCGCAGCGGCGACCGCTGGGCCGCGGTGTACTCCGAGGGCGCGTACCAGGAGTTCCAGGACGCCCTCGACGGCAGGTACACCGGTGTCGGCCTGTGGGCGAGCCGCGAGCAGGACGGCCGGATCGAGGTGACCAGGGTCCAGCCCGACTCGCCCGCCGCCCAGGCCGGCATCCGCGAGGGCGACCGGCTGACCAGTGTCGACGGCAGCAAGGTCGACGGCCGCCCGGTCACCGACGTCGTCTCCTTACTGCGCGGCGACGCCGACGACGCGGCCGCCGGTACGACCGTCACGCTGGGCCTTCAGCGCGGCACGCGCGCGTGGACGCGGAAACTGCGCCGGGCCAGCCTGTCCACCGACTCGGTGACCGTGCGCAAGCTGCCCGGCGGGGTCACCGTCATCAAGATCGCCGCGTTCACCAAGGGCTCCGGCGACGCCGTCCGCGCGGCGGTGCGTGAGGTCCCGGCCGACGGCGGGATCATCCTCGACCTGCGGGGCAACTCCGGCGGCCTGGTCACCGAGGCCGTGGAGACCTCCTCCGCCTTCCTCGACGGCGGCCTGGTCGCCACGTACGACGTCGACGGCGCCCCGCGCTCCCTGCACGCCGACCCCGGCGGCGACACCGCCCGGCCCCTGGTCGCCCTGGTCGACGGCGGCACGATGAGCGCGGCCGAGATGCTCACCGGCGCCCTCCAGGACCGGGGCCGCGCGGTGGTGATCGGCTCCCGCACCTTCGGCAAGGGCTCCATCCAGATGCCGACCAGGCTGCCCGACGGCTCGGTGGCCGAGCTGACCGTCGGCCACTACCGCACCCCCTCCGGCCACGCGGTCGACGGCCAGGGCATCACCCCGGACCTGGAGGCGGGCCCGGGGGACGACGCCCTCCGGCGGGCCGAGACGGTCCTCACCGGCCTCGGTGCTTCCTCTTAG
- the smpB gene encoding SsrA-binding protein SmpB, with product MAKEKGRKLIAQNKKARHDYHILDTYEAGLVLMGTEVKSLRQGRASLVDGFVQLDGHEAWLHNVHVPEYSQGTWTNHSARRKRKLLLHRAEIEKLESKSQETGHTIVPLALYFKDGRAKIEIALAKGKKEYDKRQTLREKQDRREADRAMSAARRRQRA from the coding sequence ATGGCTAAGGAAAAAGGGCGCAAGCTGATCGCGCAGAACAAGAAGGCGCGGCACGACTACCACATCCTCGACACCTACGAGGCCGGTCTGGTCCTCATGGGCACCGAGGTGAAGTCGCTGCGCCAGGGGCGGGCCTCGCTGGTCGACGGGTTCGTGCAGCTCGACGGCCACGAGGCGTGGCTGCACAACGTGCACGTCCCCGAGTACAGCCAGGGCACCTGGACCAACCACAGCGCCCGCCGCAAGCGCAAGCTGCTGCTGCACCGCGCGGAGATCGAGAAGCTGGAGTCCAAGTCCCAGGAGACGGGTCACACGATCGTGCCCCTCGCCCTGTACTTCAAGGACGGCCGCGCCAAGATCGAGATCGCGCTGGCGAAGGGCAAGAAGGAGTACGACAAGCGGCAGACCCTGCGGGAGAAGCAGGACCGGCGCGAGGCGGACCGGGCGATGTCGGCGGCCCGGCGCAGGCAGCGGGCCTAG
- a CDS encoding carbohydrate ABC transporter permease, whose protein sequence is MTALRRYPVLIALCLAALFMIVPFAIVVVNAVKSPAEYSQHGPLSLPHGLYTKGLTDFWQRVDYGQKLLNSVLISGSVALLATVLSVLNAYAIGIGRVRGRTWVLAFFVLANMLPQEALVYPLYYLSKQAGLYDTRLSVIIVFTVLHSAFGTYLLSSVLGQFPREIIEAARIDGAGTWQVLWRIVVPVSRPTLGVLLVFFFIWTWNEFLLPLVMLVSNDNQTVSVALGVLQGQRLMDATMTNAAALLGVLPAVVFFLVFQRTLTRGIAAGAVK, encoded by the coding sequence ATGACCGCCCTGCGCCGCTACCCGGTGCTGATCGCCCTCTGCCTCGCCGCCCTGTTCATGATCGTGCCGTTCGCCATCGTCGTGGTCAACGCGGTCAAGTCCCCGGCCGAATACTCCCAGCACGGCCCGCTCAGCCTGCCCCACGGCCTGTACACCAAAGGGCTGACGGACTTCTGGCAGCGCGTCGACTACGGGCAGAAGCTGCTCAACTCCGTGCTGATCAGCGGCTCGGTGGCGCTCCTGGCCACTGTCCTGTCGGTGCTGAACGCCTACGCGATCGGCATCGGCCGGGTCCGGGGCCGCACCTGGGTGCTGGCCTTCTTCGTCCTCGCGAACATGCTGCCGCAGGAGGCGCTGGTCTACCCGCTGTACTACCTCAGCAAGCAGGCCGGCCTGTACGACACCCGGCTCAGCGTGATCATCGTGTTCACGGTGCTCCACTCCGCGTTCGGCACGTACCTGCTCTCCTCCGTCCTCGGCCAGTTCCCCCGGGAGATCATCGAGGCGGCCCGGATCGACGGGGCCGGCACATGGCAGGTGCTGTGGCGGATCGTCGTGCCGGTCAGCCGCCCGACCCTCGGGGTGCTGCTGGTCTTCTTCTTCATCTGGACCTGGAACGAGTTCCTGCTGCCGCTGGTCATGCTCGTCTCCAACGACAACCAGACCGTCTCCGTCGCCCTCGGCGTCCTCCAGGGCCAGCGGCTGATGGACGCCACCATGACCAACGCGGCCGCCCTGCTGGGCGTGCTCCCCGCGGTCGTGTTCTTCCTGGTCTTCCAGCGGACGCTCACCCGGGGGATCGCGGCGGGGGCGGTGAAGTAG
- a CDS encoding carbohydrate ABC transporter permease, which produces MKAPRDSYTLFLLPGALAFLAVVVVPFLMNTGLGFTDWQGVGSPHWSGLANYRQLAHDSEFWASFRHSLFMVVAMAVVPTALGLVLAAALTDYVGKHFGTRLASILRACFYLPQVLPVAVAGIVWSWILAPDDGTLNALLKAVGLGSWQQDWLGDPDLALYTVMGVLVWVQLGFPLVVFMAGLGRIDPQLYEAAELDGAGWWRRFAHITLPGIRPEIYVVLTWCTIAALKVFGAVYVLTKGGPGGATDVPSYFSFTTFFEKTQVGYGAAISTVLTVIILALALIGLKLQSRAEEA; this is translated from the coding sequence ATGAAGGCCCCCCGCGACTCCTACACCCTGTTCCTCCTCCCCGGCGCCCTCGCCTTCCTGGCCGTCGTCGTAGTGCCGTTCCTGATGAACACCGGGCTCGGCTTCACCGACTGGCAGGGCGTGGGCAGCCCGCACTGGTCCGGGCTCGCCAACTACCGTCAGCTCGCGCACGATTCCGAGTTCTGGGCGTCGTTCCGGCACAGCCTGTTCATGGTCGTCGCCATGGCCGTCGTACCGACCGCTCTCGGACTCGTGCTGGCCGCCGCCCTGACCGACTATGTCGGCAAGCACTTCGGCACCCGCCTGGCGTCGATCCTGCGCGCCTGCTTCTACCTTCCGCAGGTGCTGCCGGTCGCGGTCGCCGGCATCGTCTGGAGCTGGATCCTGGCCCCCGACGACGGCACCCTGAACGCACTGCTGAAGGCCGTCGGGCTGGGTTCCTGGCAGCAGGACTGGCTGGGCGACCCGGACCTCGCGCTGTACACCGTCATGGGCGTGCTGGTCTGGGTGCAGCTCGGTTTTCCGCTGGTGGTGTTCATGGCGGGCCTCGGCCGGATCGACCCGCAGCTGTACGAGGCGGCCGAGCTGGACGGCGCCGGCTGGTGGCGGCGCTTCGCGCACATCACGCTGCCGGGGATCCGGCCGGAGATCTACGTCGTGCTGACCTGGTGCACGATCGCCGCGCTGAAGGTGTTCGGCGCGGTGTATGTGCTCACCAAGGGCGGTCCGGGCGGCGCGACGGACGTTCCGTCGTACTTCTCCTTCACCACGTTCTTCGAGAAGACCCAGGTCGGCTACGGCGCCGCGATCTCCACCGTGCTGACCGTGATCATCCTGGCCCTGGCCCTCATCGGCCTGAAGCTGCAGAGCCGTGCGGAGGAGGCATGA
- a CDS encoding ABC transporter substrate-binding protein has translation MLTARRRRAAAAAVVVAGSLLLASCGGSGSGSGDGKTLRLWHYEGPDSAMGVAWNEAIRVFEAQHPGVKVKFEEKGFEQIQKTAPMVLNSSDAPDVMEYNKGNATAGLLSKQGLLTDLTAEAAKRGWDKKIPAGVRTTSMYDTNGVMGSGTWYGVPDYGEYTMVFYNKDLFKKYGIAEPKTFDQLTAAMDQFVAKGVTPLADSGAEYMAQQYLYQLALSKADRAWVDSYELYKGRTDFHDAAWTYAATTFADWVKKGYLAKTATSAKAEDAGVSWIQGKAPILFSGSWWYGRFQTEAKFDWDTTLWPGSDLTLGSGGNLWVVPKGARNKQLAYDFIDITLSKEIQTLLGNKGGIPVAAAADTIADPKSKALIANFNTLTARDGLAFYPDWPVPGFYDTLVSETQRLLTGSEKPDAYLDHLQKAYDQGVPKR, from the coding sequence ATGTTGACGGCACGAAGGCGACGGGCGGCGGCTGCCGCGGTGGTGGTGGCCGGATCCCTGCTGCTGGCCTCCTGCGGCGGCTCGGGCAGCGGCTCCGGCGACGGCAAGACCCTCCGGCTCTGGCACTACGAGGGCCCCGACAGCGCGATGGGCGTGGCCTGGAACGAGGCCATCAGGGTGTTCGAGGCCCAGCACCCGGGCGTGAAGGTGAAGTTCGAGGAGAAGGGCTTCGAGCAGATCCAGAAGACCGCGCCGATGGTCCTCAACTCCTCCGACGCCCCCGACGTCATGGAGTACAACAAGGGCAACGCGACCGCCGGCCTGCTCTCCAAGCAGGGCCTGCTGACCGACCTGACGGCGGAGGCCGCCAAGCGCGGCTGGGACAAGAAGATCCCGGCGGGCGTCCGGACGACCAGCATGTACGACACGAACGGCGTGATGGGCTCCGGCACGTGGTACGGCGTGCCCGACTACGGCGAGTACACGATGGTCTTCTACAACAAGGACCTCTTCAAGAAGTACGGCATCGCCGAGCCGAAGACCTTCGACCAACTCACCGCCGCCATGGATCAGTTCGTGGCCAAGGGCGTGACCCCGCTCGCCGACTCGGGCGCCGAGTACATGGCCCAGCAGTACCTCTACCAGCTCGCCCTGTCCAAGGCCGACCGCGCATGGGTCGACTCCTACGAGCTCTACAAGGGCAGGACCGACTTCCACGACGCCGCCTGGACCTACGCCGCGACCACCTTCGCCGACTGGGTGAAGAAGGGCTACCTCGCCAAGACCGCCACCAGCGCCAAGGCCGAGGACGCGGGCGTGTCCTGGATCCAGGGCAAGGCGCCGATCCTGTTCTCCGGCAGCTGGTGGTACGGCCGCTTCCAGACCGAGGCGAAGTTCGACTGGGACACCACCCTGTGGCCCGGCTCCGACCTCACCCTCGGCTCCGGCGGCAATCTGTGGGTCGTTCCCAAGGGCGCCAGGAACAAGCAACTCGCCTACGACTTCATCGACATCACCCTGTCGAAGGAGATCCAGACCCTGCTCGGCAACAAGGGCGGCATCCCCGTGGCCGCCGCCGCGGACACCATCGCCGACCCCAAGTCCAAGGCCCTGATCGCGAACTTCAACACCCTCACCGCCCGCGACGGCCTCGCCTTCTACCCCGACTGGCCGGTGCCCGGCTTCTACGACACCCTCGTCTCCGAGACCCAGAGGCTGCTGACCGGCAGCGAGAAACCGGACGCCTACCTGGACCATCTCCAGAAGGCGTACGACCAGGGCGTACCCAAGCGATGA
- a CDS encoding MFS transporter has translation MPPLISAPARQNAYRRLFSFPGTRAFTSGNLLARLPMGMFSVSAVVMIAGSRGSYALAGAVTATGLAATGLAGPWIARLIDRYGQARIAVPATLVSVLGSLALLLCVRYDAPDWTLFAAYAATATTPNIGGLSRARWAHLLRDDPGALHTANSFEQAADELCFMLGPVLASFLTGTFFPEAGTLTGAALLLAGMLLFTAQRATEPPVRAVRSTRAPLRSPGIPPLLACFVATGAVFGSMEVGTIAYADAHGHRAAAGAVLALQAAGSCGAGLVFGARKPAGVRLGHCLAGMAVLMTLPWAAAGVAGSLPALAGALLVAGMATAPTMVTAMTLVQRRTPADRLNEGMSLVVTGLLTGIACGSAAGGWAAQHLSPATALAVPAAAATLALLIHASSTRLSRTACIDS, from the coding sequence ATGCCCCCTCTCATATCCGCACCGGCGCGGCAGAACGCCTACCGCCGGCTCTTCTCCTTCCCCGGTACCCGTGCCTTCACCAGCGGCAATCTGCTCGCCCGGCTGCCCATGGGCATGTTCAGCGTGAGCGCCGTCGTGATGATCGCCGGGTCCCGGGGCTCGTACGCCCTCGCCGGCGCCGTCACCGCGACCGGGCTCGCGGCGACCGGACTCGCCGGGCCGTGGATCGCCCGCCTGATCGACCGGTACGGGCAGGCCCGGATCGCCGTGCCGGCCACGCTCGTCTCCGTGCTCGGCAGCCTCGCGCTGCTGCTGTGCGTGCGCTACGACGCCCCCGACTGGACCCTGTTCGCCGCCTACGCCGCGACCGCGACCACCCCCAACATCGGCGGGCTGTCCCGCGCCCGCTGGGCCCATCTGCTGCGCGACGACCCGGGCGCGCTGCACACCGCCAACTCCTTCGAGCAGGCCGCCGACGAGCTGTGCTTCATGCTCGGCCCGGTGCTCGCGTCCTTCCTGACCGGCACGTTCTTCCCGGAGGCGGGCACCCTCACCGGGGCGGCGCTGCTGCTCGCCGGGATGCTGCTGTTCACCGCGCAGCGCGCCACCGAGCCGCCGGTGCGGGCCGTCCGCTCCACCAGGGCGCCGCTGCGCAGCCCGGGGATCCCGCCCCTGCTGGCCTGCTTCGTCGCGACCGGCGCGGTGTTCGGCTCGATGGAGGTCGGCACGATCGCCTACGCCGACGCGCACGGTCATCGCGCGGCAGCCGGCGCCGTGCTCGCACTCCAGGCTGCGGGCTCCTGCGGGGCGGGCCTGGTGTTCGGCGCGCGGAAGCCGGCCGGGGTGCGGCTGGGCCACTGTCTGGCCGGGATGGCCGTCCTGATGACGCTGCCGTGGGCGGCCGCCGGAGTGGCCGGTTCGCTGCCGGCGCTCGCCGGCGCGCTGCTGGTCGCGGGCATGGCGACCGCGCCGACGATGGTGACGGCGATGACCCTGGTACAGCGGCGCACCCCCGCCGACCGGCTCAACGAGGGCATGAGCCTGGTGGTGACCGGGCTGCTCACCGGCATCGCCTGCGGCTCGGCGGCGGGCGGCTGGGCCGCCCAGCACCTCTCCCCCGCCACCGCCCTCGCCGTCCCGGCCGCCGCGGCCACGCTCGCGCTGCTCATCCACGCCTCGTCGACGCGGCTCAGTCGAACCGCTTGCATCGATTCCTGA
- a CDS encoding LysR family transcriptional regulator: MPALPADIEPRLLRAFVAVAEELHFTRAAARLYVAQQALSRDVRRLERELGAELFLRSTRQVTLTADGERLLPYARRVLAAQDELLAVFRQARPLLVDLNSPGLVTGRRVLHRARELAPDCELMARYESGLTGAAELILAGRLDVSFGRFAGLDPALRSGLSQQPLRYEPMAVILPEDHLLAALPEAPLPVSALAGETVYAGAGNPRTPEWTDLASRLFAEHGIRLAPPLPLAVGDEEFERIMGKNGHPILAVVDFPPLPRTVLRPLVDPVPLSPVSLVWRKGLAHPGLAALRRAATEISRAQGWLRRPAQGWLPGVDSEAMRAGA, translated from the coding sequence ATGCCCGCCCTGCCCGCCGACATAGAGCCGAGACTCCTGCGCGCCTTCGTCGCCGTCGCCGAGGAACTGCACTTCACCCGGGCCGCCGCCCGGCTGTACGTCGCCCAGCAGGCGCTCAGCCGTGATGTACGGCGGCTGGAGCGGGAGTTGGGCGCCGAGCTGTTCCTGCGGTCCACCCGGCAGGTGACGCTGACGGCCGACGGCGAGCGCCTGCTGCCGTACGCCCGCCGGGTCCTCGCGGCGCAGGACGAGCTGTTGGCCGTCTTCAGGCAGGCCCGCCCGCTGCTGGTGGACCTCAACTCGCCGGGCCTGGTCACCGGCCGCCGGGTGCTGCACCGGGCCCGGGAACTCGCCCCCGACTGCGAGCTGATGGCCCGCTACGAGAGCGGTCTGACCGGGGCGGCCGAGCTCATTCTCGCCGGCCGGCTGGACGTCTCCTTCGGCCGGTTCGCCGGCCTGGACCCGGCACTGCGGTCGGGGCTCTCCCAGCAGCCGCTGCGCTATGAGCCGATGGCCGTGATCCTCCCCGAGGACCACCTCCTGGCCGCGCTGCCCGAGGCGCCGTTGCCGGTGTCCGCGCTGGCCGGGGAGACGGTGTACGCCGGTGCCGGCAACCCGCGCACCCCGGAGTGGACCGACCTGGCGTCCCGCCTCTTCGCGGAGCACGGCATCCGGCTCGCCCCGCCCCTGCCGCTGGCCGTCGGGGACGAGGAGTTCGAGCGGATCATGGGCAAGAACGGCCATCCGATCCTGGCCGTGGTCGACTTCCCGCCCCTGCCCCGCACGGTGCTGCGCCCGCTGGTGGACCCGGTCCCCCTCTCGCCCGTCTCCTTGGTCTGGCGCAAGGGGCTGGCCCACCCCGGCCTTGCCGCGCTGCGGCGGGCGGCGACGGAGATCTCCCGGGCGCAGGGGTGGCTGCGGCGGCCTGCGCAGGGGTGGCTTCCAGGGGTCGACAGCGAGGCGATGAGAGCGGGCGCCTGA